A region from the Ptychodera flava strain L36383 chromosome 10, AS_Pfla_20210202, whole genome shotgun sequence genome encodes:
- the LOC139141769 gene encoding headcase protein homolog: protein MPYSKKEKAKIKTQQFREQHQQENEANGEENAENNSVVRCSVPSGCLLNNEPVNIHDPNDVAKVVCNNPDCTNGEFMHRECFNVWEDEVLTFLRSSGRARSWSEKQRRQNLWTKKGYDLAWKACSCLCAKGHLRKDLNWIPPKNPDDAQKKIRKKKKSGDKPSINTKTIGPLQSPNNGKLIRQSSTSSTENHSPPSSADYMSSPRSAPRKTSSRFEFPISGNGNMLHQGGHGISSVDNSDLHRARLSSGGNYGLADTATRTVSPLTTNNNNGNMQRFTTAPSTTLMPTAVNTNVNAGVVAPTSNVNNNGSSVLFPNKPNIHLLRRIDFTSFKNALPSHKLNSYHIRMDDDNDDIRAVILTTLSTYTTSFMICTLCGQHLLVFDKYPLIDGTFFLTPQRHNDRCMQVYSENKTMYLSAVCVNCLAGGQNIICKSCKARWDGSHHQLGTMYKYDIFAARPCCPNRVSCKHCNQPVIDIRQGMNYFSEYSQVVQCPHCGVSDYHFVKPLTTYELIPNH, encoded by the coding sequence ATGCCTTACTCGAAAAAGGAGAAGGCGAAGATCAAAACTCAACAATTTCGAGAACAGCATCAGCAGGAAAACGAAGCCAACGGCGAGGAAAACGCTGAAAACAACAGTGTGGTAAGATGTTCTGTGCCAAGTGGATGCTTGCTGAATAATGAACCCGTCAACATACATGATCCAAACGATGTTGCTAAAGTGGTGTGTAATAATCCAGACTGCACCAACGGGGAGTTTATGCACCGTGAATGTTTCAATGTATGGGAGGATGAAGTACTCACGTTCCTACGATCATCCGGACGGGCGAGGAGTTGGTCAGAGAAGCAGCGAAGACAGAACCTATGGACAAAGAAGGGTTATGACCTGGCGTGGAAGGCATGCTCATGCCTGTGCGCTAAGGGCCACTTGCGCAAAGACCTCAACTGGATCCCTCCGAAAAATCCAGATGACGCTCAAAAGAAAATACGCAAGAAGAAAAAGTCAGGCGACAAACCAAGCATCAACACCAAAACAATTGGCCCTCTCCAATCACCAAACAACGGCAAACTTATACGTCAGAGTTCCACATCTTCAACTGAAAACCACAGTCCCCCGAGCAGCGCCGATTACATGTCATCCCCACGAAGTGCTCCCCGCAAAACGAGCTCAAGGTTTGAATTCCCAATCAGTGGAAACGGAAACATGTTGCATCAAGGCGGACATGGCATAAGCAGTGTTGACAACAGCGACTTGCATCGCGCTAGATTGAGTAGTGGGGGAAACTACGGACTTGCAGATACCGCGACTCGAACGGTGAGCCCCCTGACGACAAACAATAACAACGGAAACATGCAAAGATTCACAACCGCGCCATCGACCACGCTCATGCCAACCGCGGTTAATACGAACGTCAACGCAGGGGTTGTAGCACCTACGAGCAACGTTAACAACAACGGTAGCAGTGTTCTGTTCCCAAATAAGCCAAACATCCATTTACTACGCCGCATCGATTTCACTTCTTTCAAGAACGCACTACCCAGCCACAAACTCAACTCGTACCACATCCGAATGGACGACGATAATGATGATATACGAGCCGTCATACTGACCACGTTAAGTACTTATACAACGAGTTTCATGATATGTACTCTATGTGGGCAACATCTGCTTGTTTTTGACAAATACCCTCTCATCGACGGTACATTTTTCCTGACCCCGCAACGCCATAACGATAGATGTATGCAGGTCTACTccgaaaacaaaaccatgtatCTGAGCGCTGTGTGCGTCAATTGTCTAGCAGGAGGTCAAAATATTATATGTAAGAGTTGCAAGGCACGTTGGGATGGAAGCCACCATCAGCTAGGAACGATGTACAAATATGATATATTTGCTGCCAGGCCATGTTGCCCCAACCGCGTCTCTTGTAAGCATTGCAACCAGCCTGTGATTGATATACGACAAGGTATGAATTATTTCAGCGAATACTCCCAGGTTGTGCAGTGTCCTCATTGTGGAGTGTCTGACTACCATTTCGTCAAACCACTCACCACCTACGAACTTATACCAAACCATTAA